A stretch of Acidimicrobiales bacterium DNA encodes these proteins:
- a CDS encoding ADP-ribosylglycohydrolase family protein, with protein sequence MTRPSVPTRRDRVLGSLLAGAVGDALGAPIEFASWSAIKADHGAEGVTGYLPAYGRNGGAITDDTQMTLFTAEGLLRARGGAAGGSDTDAETEVLHAYLRWLTTQDEPWPAWRSPAPHDPRAGLVEHAVLHHRRAPGVTCLGSLLRGPRGSIDEPINNSKGCGGVMRAAPAGLVGADDPFRLGAACAALTHGHPSGYLSAGVLASVVAQLVDGVDLDTALDAAMAELLGWAGHEEPAGALEAVRSLAARGRPTPADLESLGGGWTGEEALAISVACALTADTLIDGLLLAVNHSGDSDSTGSITGNLLGAVHGGQAIPPDLIAGLEAADLITEIAENLASGFDDRR encoded by the coding sequence ATGACACGACCATCCGTTCCCACCAGGCGCGATCGCGTGCTCGGCTCCCTGCTTGCCGGTGCGGTCGGTGACGCACTCGGCGCGCCGATCGAGTTCGCATCGTGGTCGGCGATCAAGGCCGACCACGGCGCGGAGGGCGTGACGGGCTACCTGCCGGCGTACGGGCGCAACGGCGGGGCAATCACTGATGACACACAGATGACGCTGTTCACTGCCGAAGGGTTGCTCCGTGCTCGCGGAGGTGCCGCCGGAGGATCCGACACCGACGCGGAAACCGAGGTGCTGCACGCCTACCTGCGGTGGCTGACCACACAAGACGAGCCGTGGCCCGCGTGGCGCTCACCAGCGCCTCACGACCCTCGCGCTGGCCTCGTCGAGCACGCGGTGCTGCACCACCGCCGCGCTCCCGGCGTCACGTGCCTGGGCTCGCTCCTCCGTGGTCCGCGGGGCTCGATCGACGAGCCGATCAACAACTCGAAAGGGTGTGGCGGGGTGATGCGGGCGGCCCCCGCCGGCCTCGTCGGTGCCGACGACCCATTTCGACTCGGCGCGGCCTGCGCGGCGCTCACCCACGGCCACCCCAGCGGCTACCTGTCGGCAGGGGTGCTCGCCAGCGTCGTCGCACAACTCGTCGACGGCGTCGACCTCGACACGGCACTCGACGCCGCCATGGCCGAGCTGTTGGGCTGGGCCGGCCACGAAGAGCCCGCCGGCGCGCTCGAAGCCGTCCGATCACTCGCGGCGCGCGGCCGCCCCACCCCTGCCGACCTCGAGAGCCTCGGCGGCGGCTGGACGGGCGAGGAAGCACTGGCCATCAGCGTCGCGTGCGCGCTCACGGCCGACACGCTGATCGACGGGCTTCTGCTTGCGGTGAACCACTCCGGCGACAGCGATTCCACCGGCTCCATCACCGGCAACCTGCTCGGCGCCGTCCACGGAGGGCAGGCCATCCCGCCCGACCTCATCGCCGGCCTCGAAGCCGCCGACCTCATCACCGAGATCGCCGAGAACCTCGCCAGCGGCTTCGACGATCGGCGGTGA
- a CDS encoding nuclease-related domain-containing protein, producing MIPAQTRAWWDAAEKSVTCLTCWESTADSRVRPTAAPPAPTAGAGSSAQREYERRRQRREDDVRAKHPHVGGLLLAVTDEPQSTTAWRQGAAGERKLAAALDEVPGVRTLHDRRRPGTRANIDHIAICPSGVFVIDTKRYTKGQIRARDVGGWFKRDVRLYVGSRDCSKFVGAMAKQVDAVQSALGDLAPSVPVVPVLCFVDGDWSLFTKPFTIDGVWITWGKALRKRLTHPGQLGSRYINAAATALEEGLPPA from the coding sequence TTGATCCCGGCACAAACCCGCGCCTGGTGGGATGCGGCAGAGAAGTCGGTGACCTGCTTGACGTGTTGGGAGTCGACAGCCGACTCGCGCGTGCGGCCGACGGCAGCGCCGCCCGCACCCACCGCTGGTGCTGGCTCGTCGGCCCAGCGCGAGTACGAGCGGCGACGGCAACGGCGAGAGGACGACGTCCGGGCCAAGCACCCGCACGTCGGTGGGCTGTTGCTGGCGGTCACCGACGAGCCGCAGAGCACCACGGCTTGGCGCCAAGGGGCCGCCGGCGAGCGCAAGCTCGCGGCTGCTCTCGACGAGGTGCCTGGGGTGCGCACGCTGCACGACCGCCGGCGCCCGGGCACCCGAGCCAACATCGACCACATCGCCATCTGCCCGTCGGGCGTGTTCGTGATCGATACCAAGCGCTACACGAAGGGGCAGATCCGTGCCCGCGACGTGGGTGGGTGGTTCAAACGGGACGTGCGCCTGTACGTGGGCTCGCGCGACTGCTCGAAGTTCGTCGGCGCGATGGCCAAGCAGGTTGACGCCGTGCAATCGGCGCTCGGTGACCTCGCACCAAGCGTGCCTGTGGTGCCGGTGCTGTGCTTCGTGGACGGCGACTGGAGCCTGTTCACCAAGCCCTTCACGATCGACGGCGTGTGGATCACCTGGGGCAAAGCGCTTCGCAAGCGCCTCACCCACCCCGGCCAACTCGGGAGCCGCTACATCAATGCCGCCGCGACCGCACTCGAAGAGGGTCTGCCGCCGGCGTGA
- a CDS encoding HNH endonuclease — translation MGVEMDGARIGERLLAVIDEGRKVATYKLALISALMDAAAEHVDSTGRAPDVLTTRQVAEHVVRLYLPQVRVFVTLDGRERELRQITAKGSAVLGPILALHVAAQNRRCRTFHEIRTHLPDELDNCLDKVEVGFARYPLLRLQTVGRRTDPFLYDVDWDESVTQSRLRRPDGNLIRFQPGAADELLRLAPLVRPLVELHWTRMVAELSGIATEEAKLREHLFGASRVAFPAALRSGLADLHQGRCFYCGRALGRRIEVDHFIPWSRWPNDAIENLVPADVCNNHKRDFLPARRHVEHWAERLDRRGSDLASLASSTSWAAEPDRTLALARSTYAHLPERTPLWLLGSEFADDDPRSLAMLLSSA, via the coding sequence GTGGGCGTAGAGATGGACGGGGCGCGGATCGGTGAGCGGCTGCTGGCCGTGATCGACGAGGGTCGAAAGGTCGCCACGTACAAGCTCGCATTGATCTCGGCCTTGATGGACGCTGCAGCCGAACACGTCGACTCGACCGGGCGAGCACCTGACGTGCTGACGACTCGGCAGGTGGCCGAGCACGTCGTTCGCCTCTACCTCCCACAGGTTCGCGTGTTCGTCACGCTCGACGGCCGCGAGCGGGAGCTGCGCCAGATCACCGCGAAAGGCTCGGCGGTGCTCGGCCCGATCCTGGCGTTGCACGTCGCGGCGCAGAACCGTCGCTGCCGCACGTTCCACGAAATCCGCACTCACCTACCTGATGAGCTCGACAACTGCCTCGACAAGGTGGAGGTGGGGTTCGCCAGGTACCCGCTGCTGCGTCTCCAGACGGTGGGTAGGCGGACTGACCCGTTCCTCTACGACGTCGATTGGGACGAGTCGGTGACCCAGTCGCGCCTCCGGCGGCCCGACGGGAACCTCATTCGGTTCCAACCCGGCGCGGCGGACGAGCTGCTGCGCCTCGCTCCCCTGGTGCGGCCACTGGTGGAACTGCACTGGACGCGCATGGTCGCGGAGCTGAGCGGCATTGCCACCGAGGAGGCGAAGCTGCGCGAGCACCTGTTCGGCGCGTCGAGGGTGGCCTTCCCCGCGGCCTTGCGGTCGGGCTTGGCCGATCTGCACCAGGGCAGGTGCTTCTATTGCGGCCGCGCGTTGGGTCGACGCATCGAGGTGGACCATTTCATCCCGTGGTCGCGTTGGCCCAACGATGCCATCGAGAACTTGGTGCCGGCCGACGTCTGCAACAACCACAAGCGCGACTTCCTCCCGGCGCGGCGACACGTGGAGCATTGGGCGGAGCGGCTCGACCGCCGCGGGTCGGACTTGGCCAGCCTTGCGTCGAGCACCTCCTGGGCTGCCGAGCCCGACCGCACGTTGGCGCTCGCCCGTTCGACGTACGCCCACCTGCCGGAACGAACGCCGCTGTGGCTCCTCGGGTCAGAGTTCGCCGACGATGATCCGCGGAGCCTGGCCATGCTGTTGTCATCCGCTTGA
- a CDS encoding helix-turn-helix domain-containing protein — protein sequence MSPVSYPVAVDFQRPVEAVIPGVQGRILAVLAETTAELNLRTIARLSGVSPAQASRVLPELVALGLVARREAPPSALFALIDEHVAGRLVRSLSRSRESVLEQLGALAGQMDPTPVSVIVFGSLARGEADALSDVDIVLVRPSDVDEDDDPWASSADGWRTAAQRLTGNAVQVIEIDEGELARRLRRPAELWANVLRDGVIVHGVPLETLRGRRSA from the coding sequence GTGAGTCCAGTGTCCTATCCTGTCGCGGTGGACTTCCAGCGACCGGTCGAGGCCGTCATCCCTGGCGTGCAGGGACGCATCCTGGCGGTGTTGGCCGAGACCACCGCTGAACTGAACCTGCGGACCATCGCTCGCCTGTCGGGGGTCAGCCCTGCCCAAGCGTCTCGGGTGCTCCCAGAGCTCGTCGCCCTGGGCCTTGTCGCGCGGCGAGAGGCACCACCCTCTGCCCTCTTCGCGCTGATCGATGAGCACGTGGCCGGGCGCCTGGTTCGTTCGCTCAGCCGATCCCGCGAGAGCGTGCTCGAGCAGCTCGGCGCCCTCGCTGGCCAGATGGACCCAACTCCGGTGAGCGTGATTGTCTTCGGCTCCCTTGCTCGAGGTGAAGCGGATGCGCTGAGCGACGTGGACATCGTGCTCGTCCGTCCGAGCGACGTCGACGAGGACGACGATCCCTGGGCCTCTTCCGCAGACGGGTGGCGCACCGCGGCCCAGCGCCTCACAGGCAACGCCGTTCAGGTGATCGAGATCGATGAAGGCGAGCTCGCCCGGCGTTTGCGTCGCCCGGCAGAGCTCTGGGCCAACGTCCTCCGCGACGGTGTCATCGTGCACGGCGTACCGCTTGAGACCCTCCGTGGACGGCGGAGTGCCTAA
- a CDS encoding EVE domain-containing protein: MGTGLVTLDGRPIAGWLLKADPAIYDLEAMFDLYGEIDNWSVHPTYRIHQMDAGQRCFLYVGKGGSYAQGAIVAAGEVTGPAYLDEGGTDGLWIEGGYGARWFVPVALHRLATPVRRGDLSADPRLSSLELLRVPQMSNPTVIRPDELVALDEFDLSVVVPTDEQRARLETRRTIELDDDELVDGDYDELEEQSLTLYAADRDWWVEGVRAKDDPGPHTKWWVIETEIDELDGDGDTLSRIGPFESFEVALASLLDRALQSDGEGMPTGEDEPDEVTLCASYSCADDYSDLVRLTNDKFCRYADLENAVMDGLDEPAEIWGDLRTAVLEAVPA, encoded by the coding sequence ATGGGAACGGGCTTGGTGACGCTCGATGGAAGGCCGATCGCGGGCTGGCTCTTGAAGGCCGATCCGGCGATCTACGACCTCGAGGCGATGTTCGACCTCTACGGCGAGATCGACAATTGGTCGGTCCACCCGACGTATCGCATCCATCAGATGGACGCCGGCCAGCGGTGCTTCCTGTACGTAGGCAAAGGAGGCTCGTACGCGCAGGGCGCGATCGTCGCTGCCGGCGAGGTGACCGGCCCCGCATACCTCGACGAGGGTGGCACCGACGGCCTCTGGATCGAGGGCGGCTACGGAGCACGGTGGTTCGTCCCCGTTGCGCTCCACCGACTGGCGACGCCTGTGCGCCGAGGCGACCTGAGCGCGGACCCTCGGCTTTCCAGCCTGGAGCTTCTGCGAGTGCCGCAGATGTCGAACCCCACCGTCATCCGGCCCGACGAGCTCGTGGCGCTCGATGAGTTCGATCTTTCAGTCGTGGTGCCGACCGATGAACAGCGCGCGCGCCTCGAGACACGACGGACCATCGAATTGGACGACGACGAGCTTGTGGACGGGGACTACGACGAACTCGAAGAGCAGAGTCTCACGCTGTACGCAGCTGACCGCGACTGGTGGGTCGAAGGCGTGCGGGCGAAGGACGACCCCGGCCCGCACACGAAGTGGTGGGTGATCGAAACCGAGATCGACGAGCTCGACGGGGACGGCGACACGCTCTCCAGAATCGGCCCGTTCGAGTCCTTTGAGGTAGCTCTCGCTTCTCTCCTCGACCGGGCGCTCCAGTCGGACGGCGAGGGCATGCCCACCGGTGAGGACGAGCCTGATGAAGTCACGCTCTGCGCGAGCTATTCGTGTGCAGACGACTACTCCGACCTTGTTCGCCTCACGAACGACAAGTTCTGTCGCTACGCAGATCTGGAGAACGCCGTGATGGACGGCCTGGACGAGCCAGCCGAGATCTGGGGAGATCTCCGCACCGCGGTTCTCGAGGCTGTCCCTGCTTGA